ACTTTCAATGTGGGCTTGCGTTATGAAACCGCCACAGACCCAACAGAAGTAAATGATAAAATTTCTAACTTAAATAATATTTTTGATGAAGAAGTTACTTTGTCAAAAACCTTATTTGACAGTCCAAAAGTAAATTTTGCTCCTCGTGTAGGTTTTGCGTTAGACGTTTTTGGTAATGGTAAAACTGCGGTTAGAGGCGGTTTTGGTGTATTTTTTGACCAACCACTTTTTCATATTTACCGAACACCTGTTTTTAGATCACTTCCATTTGTTAATCGAGGTCGCTTAAGAGCAGCAGATTTTTCTACACTTCCAGTAGACCCAAATCTTTTTAAGGGTATTGAAAAGGCTACAGAAGCACTTCCAAGCAGGTTTCGTCCTACTTATTTAATGCAATATAACTTAAATATTCAACAAGAAATCCTACCTCAAACAATACTAACTATTGCTTATGTTGGTTCACGAGGAGTTAATTTAGTAGGTGCAGGCGATATTAACACAGCAATTCCACAAATACTGCCTAATGGACTAGAGTTTTTTGCTGAAGGAAGTCCACGAAGAAATCCAAAGTTTGATGCTGTTAGATCAATTTTACAAGGCTTTAACTCTTATTATAATTCTCTTACAGTTGGATTAAATAGACGTTTTAGCCAAGGTTTGCAGTTACAAGCTTCTTATACTTTAGGAAAATCCATTGATGAGGCTTCTGCTAATGGAGGTCGTCAAACGTTTTCTAATGGTCAAGGTCGTACTTTTGACCCATATAACCGCCAACTAGATCGAGGTCTATCTAATTTTGATATTAGAAATAATTTTGTTCTTAATGCTAGTTATGATTTGCCTTTTGGAAAAAGCTTAACAGGTCTATCCAAACAGCTTTTAGCCAACTGGCAAATTAACACAATTATTTCTCTTTCTTCTGGAGTTGCTTTTACACCTTTTGTTAGTGGTGATCCTGACCGTGATGGAACGGATGAAAACACTTCTAGACCTGATCTTGTTCCTGGAGTTAGCTTAACTCCGATGGGAGGAAGTAGCGTTAATCTTTGGTTTAATCCTGCTGCATTTGCACCACCACAAATAGGTTTTCGTGGAACATTAGGAAGAAATACTTTAAGAGGGCCTAATTTTAAGAGTGTTGAGCTTTCTTTAGTTAAAAACCTTGAAATAAATGAACGTTTCCAAGTGCAATTTCGCGCTGAGGCTTTTAATTTATTTAATCGTGCTAATTTTGACTTACCAAGTAATGCTGAAGATGGTCAAGAGGTTTTTCGCTATATTGCTCCATCGGGTAACAGACCAGCAAGCTTTCAAGCTTCAAATAGTATTGGAAAAATATTTGGGACAATTGGAGAATCACGGGAATTTCAATTTGGATTAAAATTTACTTTTTAATACATAAATTAATATAGCCTAGGGTGTGTGGCCCCATAAGCGCGAGCTTAAGAAATAAGTTATTTATAATTAATAAATAGCTCAAGTCTTAGCTCCGAAGGAGTGTAAGATACATTTCCTAAGGTTTCAACCCTAGGAAATTATAGTTAAGGCTTCTTAAGCCCTGAAAGGGCGTAAGAGTCTTTAAGAAAAGGCTCTTACGCCCCGTTGGGGCTTTATATGATATATTACTTAAACCCAGAGCTTACGCTCTGGGCTACATATCTTTCGCCCCGTTGGGGCTTAAGATTTAACACCTTACTTTTCTATTAGTTGTTCCTAAGTTCGTGCTTATGGGGCTGAAACCCTAGGCTATTAAAAAGCTAAATTCTTTAATTAATTAAAGTTGTAAGGATTTAACTTCTAAATATTCCTCAAAACCAAATTTTCCTAATTCCCTACCATTACCAGATTGTTTATAACCACCAAATGGAGCTTGGGGATTAAAATCACCACCATTAATGTCTACCTGGCCGGTACGCATACGGCGAGCAACCGCTTTAGCTCGCTCTACATTTTGTGACCAAACTGCTCCGCCTAAACCATAAATGGTATCATTGGCAATTCTAACTGCATCATTTTCATCTTCATAAGGAATAATTGATAGAACTGGGCCAAAGATTTCTTCTTGAGCAATAGTCATTTTGTTGTCTACATTAGCAAAAACTGTTGGACGGATAAAGTAGCCTTTTTCTAAGCCTTCAGGTTGCTCTGCTCCACCAGCAACAAGGGTTGCACCTTCTTCAATACCTTTTTTGATATAACTGCGAACACGCTCTTGTTGTGTTTTAGAAACTAGTGGCCCTAGCTCTGCTTGACCTAATGGATCACCAACAATAAATTTTTCGGCTGTCTTTTTAGCAATTGCTACTGCTTCATCATGACGGGATTTTGGAACAAGCATTCTTGTCCAAGCTGAACAGGTTTGACCAGAATTAAAATAGCAATTATTTACACCTGTACGAACGGCTTTTTCAAATTTAGCATCATCCAAAATAACATTTGCAGACTTACCGCCTAATTCTAGGGCAACACGTTTAACTGTTTGTGCAGCAACTTGGCTAACACGTTTTCCAGCACCTGTTGAACCTGTAAAGGAAACCATATCTACATCGGGGTGTGCTGCAATTGCTTCACCAACTACCGGGCCTAGTCCACAAACTAAGTTAAATACGCCAGCAGGCAACCCAACTTCATCAAAAACTTCTGCCATTATAAAAGCTGTTATTGGAGCAACTTCACTAGGTTTAAGAACTACAGTACAACCAGCGGCTAAAGCAGGCGCAACTTTTGCAACTACTTGATGTAAAGGATAATTCCAAGGAGTAATACAACCTACTACGCCAACAGGCTCACGAACTACTAAAGAATTGCCAACCTCTTCTTCAAACTGATATTCACTTAGTAAATCAGCATAATATCCCATATTCATTATTGGCATTCCTACTTGAACCATTGAGGAAAGCTGCAAGGGCATTCCTACTTCTTTAGAAATAATTTCTGCCATTTCATCAGCTTTACTACTTAATTTTTCTACTGCTGCTCTTAAGTAATTCGCTCTTTCTTCTTTTGGGGTATTTGCCCAAAGGTCAAAAGCAGCTTTAGCTGCTGCTACAGCCGCTTGAACATCTTCAACCGTCCCATTAGGAACTTGTGCAATTACTTCCTCAGTAGCAGAATTAGTAACATCCAAAAAGTCTGTTCCTTTAGATGCTACCCATTTACCGTTAATATAAACTTTGTCATAAAGCTTGGCACTTAGTTTTCTTGAAGCTTCCATTACATCCTCCAACTAATAAAAATTAATAATGTTAAGTAAATTAATACAGATATTAAGATTTGTAGTATCCTGCTTATACAACTGCACTGTCAATCTTTCTACTACAATATATTGGATAATAGAAAATTTCTTTTCTGTGAAAAATAGTAGCTTGAAATTTAAGTTTTAGGTTGCAAAATGAGAGCTATTTTAAGAAACAACTTTATGTAAAAACTACCTTAGTAAACAATTATTATATCCTACAAAACTAATAATAAAATAATAGAAAATTAATAGAAAATTAACGAAAATACTACTTATTACCTATAGCTAATGGTTAATACTTCATAGTATACTGCCGCAGAAGTCGTTATTTTACAGCTTTTAGCATTATTACTATCAAAAAATACTAATCAAAAAATACTACGTCATATTTTGATATAAAAATGCATTATAAATGTATAATTTGCAAAACATTTTATAAGGCATTAACTGAAGAATTGTTGTTAATTTTGTTAATTTTATTCTAAATACTCTAACTAATTTTTAACTCGTTATTTTACTTACTGTTACATAAGCATTTTAATCATTTGCTATTGACTATGCCTAATAAAAATTAACTAGTATATCTGTGGGAGATAGTTCTTATGATAAAAAAACTAAAAAGTTGTCTCTTGCTTACTACCATTATTTGCTGTATTTGTGTATCACAAGTTTTTTCTTTAGTGGTTCAAGACACAAATATAAGTGGAGTTGTAAGAAACCAACAAAATGCTGCTGTTGGCAATGCAACAGTTTCCGTTTTTGATGACCAACAAAACTTAATTATAAAAACTGTAACTAATGAACAAGGGTATTTTCAAGTAGATAATCTAAAGTTAGGAAATTATAAACTTGTGATTCAACACCCTAGCTATTCAACTTATAGTGATGGTTTAGCGTTTTCAGAGGAGAAAAAAGACAATTTAGAGATTGTTTTAACTTCTAGTGAACTTTCCGAGGGAGTTTCTATTACAGCAGTTCTTGACTCTAATCAAGAAGCCTTTGATGCCTCACAGCAAACTGAAATAGCTTCTAAAGGTGAATTAAAAACTAGACCTGGGGTACTACTTCAACAACTATTACAAGAAGAAGTAGGTATTAAATCAGTTCAAGGTGGTAGTTTTTATGGGCAAGTTGTAGTAAGAGGTCTTACAGGTCAACGAGTAGCAACATTAGTTGATAATATTCGCTTTAATACTGGTACTTTTACAACTGCCCTTGAGTCAACTATTGGATTAATAGATACTAATACCATTCGTCAAGTAGAATTTGTATATGGCCCAGGTTCAGCCCTTTATGGTAGTGATGCTTTAGGTGGAAGTATTAATGTTGTTAGTGATAATCCAATTTTTTATAAAAATGGTTGGGAGTTTCATGGAAATATAAACTCTTTCTTTAGTAGTGCTAATGCTGCATCAGGAGGAAACTTAAAATTAACTATTGGTAATAGTAAATTAAGTTTATTATTTAGTGGTTTTGGGCAAAGAATAAATGATCTTCGAGCAGGAAAAGGTATTGACTCACATTCAATAGCTACACGTCTTTTTGGACTTTCCTCAGATATACTTAAAACCAATAGATTACAAGATACCGGCTATTTAAACGCTGGAGGCACTACAAAAGCTGTTTATAAAATAGACGATGACCAACAATTATCATTTTTCTATCAACATACAACCCAACGAAACACACGTGTTTATTTTTTAACTAATGGCGGCTCAGGTCTTTTTGAAACTGATTTTAGTCCACAAACTCTTGATTTCTTTTACACTAGATATAAAAGAAATCAAACAGGATTTTTAGATTCTCTTACAGGTACTTTTTCACTTAACCGCCAAAGACAACAATTTGGCGTGCAAGGTGTTATCTCAGCACCAAAGCTTGAAGAATTTAGATTGTCCAGAGTATTAGGCTATAGTTTACAAGCTACTACTCATATTGGTAGCTATCAATTTATAACTTTTGGTGGTGAAATTTATAATGAAACTATAGGAAATAGACGTTTCATTGTTAATCCAGTAACTGACGTAAAAACACGTATTAATGGTACTGTACCAAATGATACTAAATTTTCTAATTATGGAGCATATCTTCAAGATACTGTTGAGCTAATACCAAATAGACTACGTCTTAATGGTGGTGTACGTTATAGCGCATTTTTCTATAAAACAGATAGTGATAAGAATGTCTTGGACGCATCTGGTAGACCTGCTGTACCAAATCTTTCTATCCGTAATGATGATGTCACTTTTAACTTAGAAGGCATAGTTTTCATTAACCAAAAACTAGATTTAATAGGTAATGTTACTAGTGGTTTTCGCTCACCTAATATTATAGATTTAGGTTCAGTTGGGGGTTTACCATCTGGTTTTGAAGTCCTTATAACTGAAGCACAAGCACTAGGCGGTTTTGTTGGCAATACAACTGATGCAACGGCTGTTTCTACAGGTAAGAAAGTAGTTCCTCTTACACCAGAAAACTTATTAAATTATGAGTTAGGAGCAAAATACCAAGATAAGTATCTTAGATTTAGTGCTACAGTATTTACAGGAGTTGTTAAGGATTTTATTAACCAAAGAACTTTAATTTTGCCTCAAGGAGCAGTTGGAAAAACTATTGGAGGCTTACCAATTATTGCACAAGATCCTATTACAGGATCCGTTATCACTCCAGCCAGCCTACGACCAGTTATAGTTAAAGCTAATAGTGCAGATATTCGTCTTTCTGGTGTTGAATTAACTAGCCAAATTAATTTTTCTAGATCTTTAAGTCTATCTGGTAATTTCTCTTATATAAGAGGTACAGACAAAAACCCTGTCCCATTACGTCAAATTACCCCATCTGACATGGTAGTTAAAAAATCAGCAGATATTCCTGAAATTGAAGGCGGTCTGCCTCCAGCAACTGGTTTTATTAGTTTACGTTACCAATCCTTGAAAAAACATTTCTGGGTAGAAGCTTATTCTAATATGGCTTCATTTCAAGATCGCCTTTCTACACAAGATTTAACAGATATTCGTATAGGTGCTACTCGTGGGCCTGGTGATATTGCTTTCTTCTTTTCTAATAGAGCGCGAATTTTAGGGCTTATAGGAAATGGCCCAGATGGTCGGGCAGGAACACCCGATGATGTTTTGTTAGCAACAGGTGAAACATTGCCACAAATTCAAGATAGAGTTTTAGGTCGTGGTGTAATTAGATCATCCTTTTTTACCTCTACTCCGGGCTATGCAACCCTTAATTTAAGAGGCGGTTTTGATCTTAATGAAAATAGCAATGTAACAATAATTCTAGAAAATATCTTGGATAAAAATTATAGAATACACGGGTCTGGGCTAGATGCTCCTGGTATAAACTTAGTTGTTCGTTATACTTGGCGATTTTAGTTATTTAGAATAATGTTAAATAACTTAACTGATTAACCTATAATTTTGAGAATAGAAAGAATTTGGAGAAAATAAAATGAGAAAAGCTTTTGTAGCAGTTTTATTAACTGCACTACTAGCAATCAACATTGTTGTAGTAAAAGCATTTGAGCTTGGGCCTAATTTAGAAGCTAAAGCTGTGAAAAAAATACCTCCTCTTTATCCACCATTAGCTAAACGTAAAAGGGTTGAAGGTAAAGTAACAATACGCTTGGAAATTGGCTCAGAAGGAACTGTTTCAAATGCAGAATTTGTAGAAGGAAATTCCCTATTTAAGCCTTCTTCTTTAGATGCAGCTAAACAATGGACATTTGCTAAATCTATGGCAGGAACTACAGGTCATATTGTTTTTAAGTTTCAACTAGAAGAAAAAGAATGATTTTAAAGGTTCTGTGAAAACTATGGAAATTATGAAAATGTGGGCTAACTTATCACTAAAATACAAAACCATCTTCTCCAGCACAATTTTAGTAGTTTTGTTAATAACAATTGGTATTATTACTTCTTATGGAATAGATTATGTACAAACAGGTTATGAACAAGCCATAAGTAAAGAATATAAACAAGCAGTTACTATCCTACAACTTCAACTAGCAACAACTAGACAACAATATGCCATTGTTAAATCTATAACATTTGGAACAAAAGTTGATAATGAAGAATATGCTCTTTCAGGTAATGAGATTAAAGAAAAGCTACTTACTTTAGAAAATTAAGAGGTTTGGATAGCAATATCCAAACCATTAAAGAAAATTCTGATAAATTTCAAACAACCGCCTTATTAGCTAGCAAAGCTTTAGATGAAAATAAAGCAGAAGAAGCTCTTGATATTTTAGGAGGACAATTAAATGATATAAGTGTCTCACAAACAACATTGCTTACTAGTTTATCAACTCAAGCAATAAAAAATTCTGAAACTAGTATTGAACAGGTAAAATTAAGTGCTAGTAAAACCTCAAGCTTAATTTACTTACTTTTACTTTTTGCCATACTATCTACAATAATTATGGCTATGCTTGCAGTTTATACTTTTGTACAACCTCTTAAGCAAATAGCTAATATAACTGATTCTCTTACAGCCGGAGATTTAAATATTGATCTAAAAAGCAAAGAAGGATATACAGAAATAGCTTTATTACTTAATTCTGTCCATCGATTAGTTGAGCAACTACGTAAATTCTCCTCTTCCATAGAACAAATAGCAAAAGGAAACCTAAATGTTAAAATCGAACCTCGTAGTAATAGAGATACTTTTGGATTAGCATTAAATAATATGGTAAATTCGCTATATTCTATTGTTTCTAGCGTTCGTAGCAGTGCAGAAGAAGTAAAAACTATTAATCTTTCAACGGATCTTATAGGTTCAGGTCAGCAGCTTGAAAAAGATAGTGAAAATGTAGCTAAGTCAGCAGAAAATATGGCTTCAGTCCTTGAAGAACTTTCAACAAATATTCAAGCAATTGCTGAAAATGTAGAAACTCAATCCTCTAGCGTTACTCAAACTGATAGAGCAATTAAAGGTATGGTTGAAAGACTAAAAAATATTGCTAATGATACTCAAGATCTTACAAATTCTGTTAATAAAGCTCATAATGCAGTAAATGAAGGTCGTAATTTTGTACATCAAGCTTCAAAAGGGATGAATGAAATTAATAGTTCCATAAATACAACTTCTAAAACTATTCAAGAACTTAGTGCTAATGTAACAACAATAGGTAAAATTACAGAAGTTATTAATAATATTTCAGATCAAACAAACCTTTTAGCCTTAAATGCTTCTATAGAAGCAGCGCGTGCTGGTTCACATGGTTTAGGTTTTGGTGTTGTTGCTCAAGAAGTTCGTAAACTGTCAGAAAGAACGGCTCAATCTGCTGAAGAAATAGCACAACTAATCAATAGCGTCCAAAAAAGCGTCCAACAAGTTGAAAAACAAATGGGTAAAACTGTCCAATTAGTAGAGGAAGGACTAGATCAATCTTCAAAAGTAGTCAATTCCCTCTCTCAAATTGAAACTGTTGTAAATACTGTATCTAAAACTTCAGTAAATATAGATAATATTACTAAGGAACAATTAGTAGGTGCTGAAGAAGTTTCTAATGCTATCCAAAACTTAACTCTAGTCACCTATGAAATTCAAGCCGCTAGCCAAGAACAAGCTGTTTCAACAGGGGAAATAGTTAAATCTGTAGTGCAATTACGTGACACAATTGAGAGAAATAACAAATTATCTCAACATTTATCTTCAGCAGGTGATTCTGTTCTTTCACAGCTAAATCAATTAGAAGAAGCGGTTAAGGTTTTTCGTTTACCTGATAATAAAAAAGATTTTGTATCACTTCAAACTATATAATACTTTTACCAATTAACTAACTTTTCTTTTGTGCAATAGTCAATTTTTAGTTCTGCTGGTTGTGAAGTGAGCTTTTCTTGAGTAAAGTTATTAATAAAATTGTTGGTAATTTTTTCTAGTATGGCTAAATCCTTTTCTTCTAGTAAATTAACAGCAATCACTATTTGACAAGTGGTTTGCTGTTTTTTTATTTGGGTATAAGGTCTTAGGTCTATATTAAGTTCTTGTTCTAAATTAAGTATCAAACCAAAAATATTACCTTCCAACCAACCAGCACAAAGCTCTAAATCATTGCTGTTTTTAGCTTTCATAGTTAGTAAAAGAATTTTTTCAAAATCTTTTTGTATATCAACTTTAGCAAGTAAGTTTTCCCAAGTTAAATTGCCAAGTTTAATTTTTCAAATATTTGTCTTGCTTGCAGAATTTCTTGTTTTACAACCTTTGCAGTAGAACGAGAAATATTTCTAGCTGTATTTTGATTAGGTTTTATTGAAGTAATTATTGGCAACCAATCTTTAGGCAATGTTACCTGATAATTTCGCCCTGATTCAGTTAAAGCAATTGCTTGTTGCCAATTATGTTTAGAAAGTAGTTCAAAAAAGTTTTCTAATAACTTTTCTAAGCTTAGGTTTTCTTTATTATCTAACTTAGTACAACTCCAGGCTGCCAACACTGTCCAAGAAAAGCTTGGAGGAAATCCCCAAGCATTACCTAAAATAGCTCTTTGCTTTACCCAAGTCTTAACTGCTTTTAATAATTGACGAAATAGTTCTAAATCAATATGTTGGCTAACTATTTCTAGTAAAATTTCTATCTCCAAAACCCCTACTATAGTCTGCCAGCTAGTTGGGTCAAAATATTTTTGTGACGCGCTAGTCAGTGGAGCTAAAAACGGAAATTTTGTGCTATGTGCATAAAGTAAATCTATTTGAATACCATCGATTTCCATCTTAATAATAGGTACTTGAGCATTACCAACTATCCTAGCTTTTTGATAAATACCTGCAAGTTTTTCTTTAACTTGTAGAAGAAAATCTTGACCAGTTATGCTAGTTGGAATAATACAAATTATGTCCACATCACTAGCTTGTGTTTGTACTCCTAAATGAGCAGAGCCAATTAAATAAAGCAAAACTGCATCGCCTAAACATTCTTCACAAGCCTGTTTAATTATTGATAATACAGATTCTTGCCGCTGTTTGTGTTCTAAAGTTAAACTAGGATTTAGTTTCTCAATTAATGTTATCAGACTAGTGTTTTTAGATTCAGTTTGAATATTATTTTGTCCAAGTGTAGCTTCACAAATAACTTCAAAAGGCTGATTACCTTGGCGATGAATTAAAGCAACTCTATCAACTAAAAAGTCTACTTCTTGCCAGGTAGGGAGTTTTTTCATTGCTGTAGCAGGATTATCAAATTGGCCTACGCTTAAATGAGGTGTAAAACCATTAGACTTTTTGCTTTGCTCATCGCATTGAGGAAAAAGTTTAGCTAGAAGTGATTGTAATTTATGTAAAGCATTTGCAGGCTCGCTAACAGGTTCAAGCCAAGCTGTAGAGTTATTGCGATGGCTAAAAGTGCCATACTTAGTTAAAGTTACTTTAAATGGAGATAATTCTTTAAGAGTTTGAGAAATAACTTGTGCGGCTAAAGCAAAATGCTCTACAGGCAAAAATCCATAAATTAAAGTAATATGAGGCATCCAACGGTCAACTTTTTTATCATAAAGCTTGCGAATAGGTTGTATTTTTTCCCAAAGCTCTTTTGGTGGAATAATTACAATTGCACTTTGATAAATTGGAGCAACGCTTCTTAATAACTCAATAGCATTATTTTTTAACTTTGCTAACACTCCAAAATGATCTGAAGCAAAAAGTCTTTCCCCTTTTGCGCTAATTGTTGGTTCATAAGCAAATAAATTAATGTTTTCTGCTTTCCAATTATTCTGTTTGCTACGTAATAATACTCTATCAAATCTTGCTAATCTACCTGATGAACTCATTATTTTAGCTAGTGGGTTAAGTTCTGGATTAAATGTATAACCTAATTCTTTAGGGTGTAATTCTTGCCAAAGATCCTTAAAGCTATAAAAAAGAAAATCTTGTTCATGTTCATCTGCTACTAAATTAAAGTCGCCTGCAATTACCACATCACCCGCCATTGAGTCTAAATAATTTAATAATGTGTCCAACTGTTTAGCGCGAATTTGTTCAGAGTTATTAGTATGGCTACTAGTTAAATGTACTGCGGCCAAATGCAAGGGGTTGTTGTTAACTTGCCAACTAGCTAATAAGACTCTTTTATAGTTAGAAAACCAATGGTCAGTTAAAGTAAAAGGAATACTCGCAAATATAACTAAGCCTTGTGATTGCAAGCTTAGGGCTGTTGGAGGTTCAGAACAATAATATTTTTCTAACCAAGGTTCTTTAAGCAATGCTTGAAAAAGCGTTTGTGTAACTTCTTGAAGTACAATAATATCTGCTTTTAATTCAGCTAAATATTTAATAATAAGTGGGATACGTTCAGCAGTATAAATTTTATCAGCCTCATATAAATCTGCTAAGACATTAAAAGTAACTATTTTTAGTTCTTTTGCTAAAACATTTGGTTGTATTTGTTCAAAGCTTTGCCAAGAATTTAATTGGTAATAATAAGTTGGTTGAGGTGAGAAAGTAGCTAAAGTTTTTTCTATTGTTTGATTAGTGTTTATTATTTCCTGCCAGGCATCTTTTGGAAGTTCTCCACTAGAAAAAAGGTCTATATGCTCGTCGCGGCTCCAAACCATAGTATTTAAGCAGCGAATATAGCGGACTCGATGCCAAGGAATATCACCGTTAGCATCCCAATCTACAAGCTTTTTTTCCCGAATGCCTGAACTAGATAAGCGATCTTGATAACCAATAATAAAAACCGTTGGATCTAATCGCTTATCCCAAATTATTCGGTGATAAATTTCATGACTAGGTAGCATATTTTATTCCCAGCCCCGAAAGGCTGGGTAATTACAAGGTTTAATTACTGCAAGCTTAATTCATAAAGGCGAGAAGATAAAACATCAATTCGATCATTTCCTATAAGTTGGAAGATCCAACGTTCAGAAATTGCTGAACGACCAAATTTTGCTCCTAAAAACGCCCCTGTTAATGCTCCAACAGCATCGGGAGACTCTCCACCTAAAGTAGCAACTTGCATTAAGCCACTTTCTAAAGATTTACTGTTAACTAAAAACCAAAGTGCAGCTTGAAGTGTTGTAGGAGCATAACCAGAAGTGTCTAAATCCTCAAATTTTAATTGATCTACTTTGCTTATTGCTTCTAAAAGTCGCTCATCTTTATCACGAGCAAAATCTTTTACTTTGGATAATGGGTTTGTCTCACCCTTAAGTAATAAACTAACAGTGTAATTAACTATGACTGAACCATGTGTGCAGCGTTCATCCCAATGAGTTATGCGAGAACAAGTTATAGAATCTGCAATTAATTGATCTGGTTTTTGCCAGCGTAACATTCCTAGAGGGATACCATAAATAAGGCTTGCACTACCAGCAACTTGTAAAGTAGTGTCATAGGCCGCGCCTTCGCTAGCTTCCTGCCAACGTTCGCCCTCAAGCATTCTTTCTAAAACATGACGAGTAAAACGACCCATATCTTTTGGATGACTTTTTAACCAACCTACAAAACGATAGGCGATATTATCGGGTTTGAAGGCTCTTTGAGTACAAATTGATTCTAGAACAGAAACCATCATTTGCCCTTCGTCGGTATATTCGCCAGGATCCAGGTTTAATTTTCCTCCTCCTCGTGGGCCATCAATTTGGCCGTATTTCTGTGCAATAGCTTCTCGTGTTTCTCCAATACCAATTGCTGCCATTGCATCCCCAAGAGCTAATCCTAGTAAACAGCCTTCAAATCTACTACGCATTAATATCACTCCTTTCAAATTTTTCTATTTTTTAGTTTCTCGCTATTCTACTTACTAAAACCTTTTGTCTCAAGCAGCTATCACCAAGAAAAACAAATGGCAGCAAGGATTATATTTTCCCTGCTGCCAATCAAAAAGCTACTTCTTCTAAACTTACGCATTATCACCAAAACCGTCGGTATAAAAACCATTTTCGATTTGGTGAATGTCATATAATTTGGCTTCTAAATTGTTGATTGATTTACCACTTGTTATTGATTGTAAGGTAGCCATTCCGCTTTTTGCCATATTATGCCAGTAAATTAATTCTGTGCTACCAATTACATCTAAATTCTTTTCATCT
The window above is part of the Blastocatellia bacterium genome. Proteins encoded here:
- a CDS encoding TonB-dependent receptor codes for the protein MTARYLFDDSDQVLPRNFPEFFNQAVNRKQTFTISERKIFSPNIVNELRFGFNRATPAELVPQTNSSVQLIAGRQLGEITVSGLTEVGTDRTNPKLFFLNDFQLSNDLSIAFGKHLLKVGGLFERFHYNGNSETRTRGQLRFSSLEDLLKFKVQDLQGASTESDFIRGFRQSLFALYVQDDFRFNSRLTFNVGLRYETATDPTEVNDKISNLNNIFDEEVTLSKTLFDSPKVNFAPRVGFALDVFGNGKTAVRGGFGVFFDQPLFHIYRTPVFRSLPFVNRGRLRAADFSTLPVDPNLFKGIEKATEALPSRFRPTYLMQYNLNIQQEILPQTILTIAYVGSRGVNLVGAGDINTAIPQILPNGLEFFAEGSPRRNPKFDAVRSILQGFNSYYNSLTVGLNRRFSQGLQLQASYTLGKSIDEASANGGRQTFSNGQGRTFDPYNRQLDRGLSNFDIRNNFVLNASYDLPFGKSLTGLSKQLLANWQINTIISLSSGVAFTPFVSGDPDRDGTDENTSRPDLVPGVSLTPMGGSSVNLWFNPAAFAPPQIGFRGTLGRNTLRGPNFKSVELSLVKNLEINERFQVQFRAEAFNLFNRANFDLPSNAEDGQEVFRYIAPSGNRPASFQASNSIGKIFGTIGESREFQFGLKFTF
- a CDS encoding aldehyde dehydrogenase family protein; translated protein: MEASRKLSAKLYDKVYINGKWVASKGTDFLDVTNSATEEVIAQVPNGTVEDVQAAVAAAKAAFDLWANTPKEERANYLRAAVEKLSSKADEMAEIISKEVGMPLQLSSMVQVGMPIMNMGYYADLLSEYQFEEEVGNSLVVREPVGVVGCITPWNYPLHQVVAKVAPALAAGCTVVLKPSEVAPITAFIMAEVFDEVGLPAGVFNLVCGLGPVVGEAIAAHPDVDMVSFTGSTGAGKRVSQVAAQTVKRVALELGGKSANVILDDAKFEKAVRTGVNNCYFNSGQTCSAWTRMLVPKSRHDEAVAIAKKTAEKFIVGDPLGQAELGPLVSKTQQERVRSYIKKGIEEGATLVAGGAEQPEGLEKGYFIRPTVFANVDNKMTIAQEEIFGPVLSIIPYEDENDAVRIANDTIYGLGGAVWSQNVERAKAVARRMRTGQVDINGGDFNPQAPFGGYKQSGNGRELGKFGFEEYLEVKSLQL
- a CDS encoding TonB-dependent receptor, with product MIKKLKSCLLLTTIICCICVSQVFSLVVQDTNISGVVRNQQNAAVGNATVSVFDDQQNLIIKTVTNEQGYFQVDNLKLGNYKLVIQHPSYSTYSDGLAFSEEKKDNLEIVLTSSELSEGVSITAVLDSNQEAFDASQQTEIASKGELKTRPGVLLQQLLQEEVGIKSVQGGSFYGQVVVRGLTGQRVATLVDNIRFNTGTFTTALESTIGLIDTNTIRQVEFVYGPGSALYGSDALGGSINVVSDNPIFYKNGWEFHGNINSFFSSANAASGGNLKLTIGNSKLSLLFSGFGQRINDLRAGKGIDSHSIATRLFGLSSDILKTNRLQDTGYLNAGGTTKAVYKIDDDQQLSFFYQHTTQRNTRVYFLTNGGSGLFETDFSPQTLDFFYTRYKRNQTGFLDSLTGTFSLNRQRQQFGVQGVISAPKLEEFRLSRVLGYSLQATTHIGSYQFITFGGEIYNETIGNRRFIVNPVTDVKTRINGTVPNDTKFSNYGAYLQDTVELIPNRLRLNGGVRYSAFFYKTDSDKNVLDASGRPAVPNLSIRNDDVTFNLEGIVFINQKLDLIGNVTSGFRSPNIIDLGSVGGLPSGFEVLITEAQALGGFVGNTTDATAVSTGKKVVPLTPENLLNYELGAKYQDKYLRFSATVFTGVVKDFINQRTLILPQGAVGKTIGGLPIIAQDPITGSVITPASLRPVIVKANSADIRLSGVELTSQINFSRSLSLSGNFSYIRGTDKNPVPLRQITPSDMVVKKSADIPEIEGGLPPATGFISLRYQSLKKHFWVEAYSNMASFQDRLSTQDLTDIRIGATRGPGDIAFFFSNRARILGLIGNGPDGRAGTPDDVLLATGETLPQIQDRVLGRGVIRSSFFTSTPGYATLNLRGGFDLNENSNVTIILENILDKNYRIHGSGLDAPGINLVVRYTWRF
- a CDS encoding TonB family protein; the encoded protein is MRKAFVAVLLTALLAINIVVVKAFELGPNLEAKAVKKIPPLYPPLAKRKRVEGKVTIRLEIGSEGTVSNAEFVEGNSLFKPSSLDAAKQWTFAKSMAGTTGHIVFKFQLEEKE